The genomic DNA AGTTGCATCTTGAAAGCTGAGTTTTTCACAATTTTGTAGTGTTACTCTGATAGATGTGTAAGGATACTTAAAGTTttcaatatactttaaaaaatgaatataaaactaTTCACTTAATAATAATCAATAGATCATTCATAAAAGCCATTAGGTAAATGCCAAAGTGGAATTCAGGTGTCAGATTACCCATAAAGGAGCAAAAGGAAAAACGTGCTGCTTCATTCCAAATCATTCAGTAGTCCACTGCGAAGAATTTTGTGGGCACACGTGTGTGCCTGGACTATGCTTTATAAtataggaaagtttatttttttgcaaTGTCACCTAGTTTATAGATACTTTGGAAatttcatagttctaataccaccaCAATAAGCTGCAGTGGCAGATGCATGCGTGCATTTGTGTGATCACTTACACTGTTTATAGTAATTAATGGAGTTGTATGTAAGAGTTTTGTTTATTCTTAATGCTTAGAaatttggttatttaaaaaaatttatggctatttaaaaaattaaaactacctGCTAAGAAAGTTGAAAATGTTTATATCAGTATGTCCTATTCTTAATAGTCACTGATACTAGTATGAAATAGGATAAAATAAGTTGGAATAATCTAGTGAGATTTCTGTAAGGCTGGTGTTACAGACAAGATTAGTACTAACGTAAAAGCTCTTTTTCTCAAAACTTGAAATGTATCCTCCTTTGAGTGTGAGTCTACGATGGGAGTAGGACTTGGTAACTAGCAGTGTGCCAGGAAAGCTTTTACCAAACAGTAATCCTTCTTATTATAATTTTACCATAGAACATAAAAGAATTTCCCATGTACACTTGGGGTCAGATATTTCTATTTGAAGTATTGTAGCCGTTTTAAAAAACTGCTtacagcttgcctcatatacatgaagccctaggttcaattcctcagcaccacatatatagaaaaggccaggaggggccctgtggctcaagtggcaaagtgctagccttgagcaaaaagaagccagggacagtgctcaggccctgagtcccaagccccagcactggcaagaaTACAAAACAAAAGCACTGCTCACAGAATTTTTAGTCTTAGGTAAATAAATGCTTAAGAACTATAATACAGACTATGTATGAATTTGTTTAATGAGAAATTGTACAACATGAAAATAAGTCTTATGCTTATTATACTAATGATTTGTGGTAAACAGTATAGAAATTCCACAAAACAGATACATTATCCTTGTTTTAATGCCATGCTTTTTAATTGCAGATGGAAAGCCAGAAATTTTTAGCAGAAAACAGTGCTTCAGTATATATAAAGAAAGTAGAAGCTAGAATTAATGAAGAAATAGAACGGGTAATGCACTGCCTTGACAAATCAACTGAAGAGCCCATTGTAAAGGTTGTGGAGAGGGAGCTCATTTCTAAGCACATGAAGACTATAGTAGAAATGGAGAACTCTGGTCTAGTACATATGTTGAAAAATGGGAAGACAGAAGGCAAGTGTTcccttgaaaaataaatacatttctaccagtaattttttaattctcttagAAGGAAAGTAGATTTATAAATGCCAGTTTTCTACAGGTTGTGACATATTACTGATTATGTTGATAGGATTTAATGGTAAAATTTTATACCCCTTATAAATGAAGATTTCACACTGGAGCTTTTCCCCCTCCATTCATTTGAAGTTCTCTCATATTTTCATGATGGAGGAGATAATGAGATTAAATATTATTTAGGCCAGTGAGCTCCTCATGAATTCCTATACTTTTTCTTGTCACTAGGTTTTGATGCCCTTCGTTCCCACATATACTcatacaggtttttgtttttgttgttgttcttttaaaaaatcttaaacttTCACTTTTAAATGCTTATAAGTTTTTTAGGGGATTTGGTCTGGTAAGGATGCTGAAAAGGCAGAAATACTGGTGGctctaatttgttttctttctgattaCAGACCTTGCTTGCATGTACAAGTTATTTAGTCGTGTGCCAAATGGTTTGAAGACAATGTGTGAATGTATGAGTTCCTATTTGAGGGAGCAAGGTAAAGCCCTTGTTtctgaagaaggagaaggaaaaaatccTGTTGACTATATCCAGGTAAATAagcaaagattcttttttttttttcattattgtcaaaattatgtacagaggggttacaatttcctacataaggcagtgagtacatttcttatccaacttgttacctcctccctcatttcccctcccctccccgttcccctctccccccatgagttgtgcagttggtttacacaatatagttttgtaagattTGCTGTAGCataggtttgtctttttatcttttgtctctagattttggtattccctttcccttccctagttctaatacacatatatacaatatccagggtactaaaatcagttacagtgatatcaggggtaaaaccatgaggaagaaatacaaaagaaaaaaggcataatttcacatggcatgttgaaaataacaatgtcctagcagaagatcacagtggctcaatagctatgtccatatgaacacataagataatgctaagcaaaatgaactccaaagattcTAAGTTTATGATAAAAGTCATTTTGACAAGTACTTTGGCTAAGCCGTATATTTATTATACACTTAATGTTTTATTGTCCGATTGGCAAACTAGTACATGTTAATacctcagaattttttttgtcaaggtgtgTATTTATATCAGGGTGTCATATGCAGCTTTTTGTTGCTGACTTTATCAAGACCTTTTAAGAATAATGTcaatggggctgggatgtagctcaatggcaaagcgcttgcctagcaagtacaacgtcctgggttcgatccccagtaccaaaaaagaaaagaaaagactgtcAATGAAAGCCAATGTATTTTATATGTGCTTTATTGTTTATATAACTTTGCTTTATTGTTTATATTGAGTTTATTATTATTGAGTGtttgaaaaaagcaaaatagcaTTTTAGCCAAATATGTTTTATCCCcaaacactttattttttaaatactcctGTGAATAATTTTTGCCCTATGTTATTCGTATATTAATGCATTTcttttaatgcatttattttaacttaattttctgTGTGGTTTACCCATTTGGTCAAGATAGAAGAATTGAGAATCTGggaagttttcttttgttgtactTTCCATACAGCGTGCTACCTGGAAGATGGACTGTACCTCTTATCACTGATATTTTGAATGTAGGCTTAGATATAGTTGGATACCAATAAAATAGACCTTATATATAATTCTGAACTCACATTTATTACCAAGGGAATTAAGGTAAAACACACAATCaaaagtatatttattatttatggaaATGTTTACAATACATTGtaaatttctttgtttctatttacAAGGGTTTATTGGATCTGAAGAGTAGATTTGATCGCTTCCTCCAGGAATCGTTCAATAATGACCGGCTCTTTAAACAGACTATTGCTGGTGACTTTGAGTATTTTCTCAACCTCAACTCCAGGTCTCCTGAATACCTCTCATTATTTATTGATGATAAGCTGAAAAAGGGAGTCAAAGGGGTAAGTACAAGTGCATTCAAACATGTATTTATAGATTACAGGAAAATAGATGTTATTTGTTGATAAGttaggaaatttaaaaatgagggaattttataaatagaaaaggtAAGCTGTGAGGTGTTGAACAGTGTATTGGACAGTCATGATAGTGTATATAATTTGCatacaaatgaactgaacagccgTAGCGTAAAACAGATGTATTTTTTGGCTATGAGTTAGATGTACCATATGACAATAATCTGAAAAACTCTCCAGTAGTATAGGAAACATCCGGTTCGTAAAggttatatataaaaaataattgaattctGGGAATTTGTGAGCCCAGTTAAAAGAATAGCTCACTGAAAATGGTTTGAAATTATGTATTAAAGTTTAGTTTCAAACCCTTACAATATCTTTGGGATCTTGAGCTTATTTGGAAGCACAGAAAATCAGTTTAAGCATATTTTGATCTTAGGAGTGTGGCTCTTTTGGCTTCATCTTGGAATTTGAGATAAAGGGGAATACATCAAATATTTACCAATTACACAAGCAGCAGCTATAAGAAAGTTAAGATTACTGAGGATATATAAAAATCACATCCATTtactcttccttttttatttttgtatttgtactggggcttgaactcatggtcttatgCTCTTGCCTGACCtttctgatcaaggctggcactcttacttgagccatacttccacccTTTTAgcaggttagttggagaaaagagtctcatggatttgtctgtctgggctagctttgaatctgaGCCTCAGAACtgagcctctgagtagctaggattacaggtgtgagctactggctcctaCCAGTCTTGCCCCTCCACCccctttaaaaatttaaataagctTAATATAATCAGTCATGGTCTCATAAGGGCAAGGAGtctattgtttgtatttttacccTTCTGTTTGAAAAATCTAGGTAAGTTTAAAGGAAAGTATCTTTTGACTACATAAACTTATGCCTACATGTTATACAAGTTTCTAAATACTTTTTGTGACTAAAATCTCATGCTCTTTCACCATACAGCTGTGTGGAAGGCATGTTTTAAAAGCAGATCCCTTCTTCTCTTACCAGACACGATTGTTTGTAGATGAGAAGGGGTGCTGCTTTCCAATAACCATCACTGTATTATTATTAAGTCATCTTTTAATGAATTTTGCAGCTAACAGAACAAGAAGTAGAAACTATATTGGATAAGGCAATGGTCCTTTTTAGGTTTATGCAAGAAAAAGATGTATTTGAACGTTATTATAAACAACACCTGGCAAGGAGACTGCTCACAAATAAGAGTGTTTCTGATGACTCTGAGAAGAATATGATATCTAAATTAAAGGTAAAGTATATCTTTAAGAGAGAATGGATGGTATTTAATTAATGTCATTACATTATGTAGCACTAGGACTGGAAATTattggcttgatttttttttaacttaaaaatacatGTATTACCTATACAAAGAAGTTCCTTGTGATACTTTCATCTAAATGGTTTGAAATGCTTGCTTGTTTCTGAACCTATTAAATGTAGATTTGTGTTTGAACAAGACATATGCTATGCTTATTTGTTAAAGTTGTGGGATATTCAGAGTTCTTTGGAGTTTGTATTGGTGTGGTGGGATATATCCACAGAGGTCTAGAAGAGGATTAATAGAATTACAATAGTTGTGTTTCTTTAAGAATGATCCGTgagctgctttaaaaaaattctttattaaaaaaaatacctttttattgtaatggtgatgtatggaggggttgcagttatgtaagtcaggtaatgaatacatttctttttgaacagtgtcacctcttcccttgttttctcccgttttttttcttcctgacccTCCTTCCCCAGAAgttgtataggtcattttcaacatagtgtctagtgagtgtatcactgctacatttgttctccctttgtcccaccatttccgtGTTCCTCCGTACCCTCTCCCAAACTGATCAGTGGCAAAGGAgataaaacaccaaaaagcctcttgtttccatttcttggagttcctttctataaacatcattttgtaggatcatttgcacatagctatagagcctttgtgatcctctcctaagaatatcctcgtTGGGTCTCACCAGCCATGGTGGTGCACACCAGTAAATaacgaggaggatgaggcagagagagaggatcCTGAGCATGAGACCACTCTGAGCTACACTATGAGCAACTTTTGCTCTAATCACCTGAGGAGCTTATGAAAAAAGCAGTTTTTGGCCTTGCTTTCCATGACGCTTTTTGGAATCTGAACACTCATGGGAATTTGAACTTGAAAATTAAATCATTGGGTTAGTAAATATTATAAAGTTTAGTAAACGTGCATATCACAACTAGAGGGAAGGTTTGGCAATAGGTGGAAAATTTTGTTTCAAGAGTTTGTAGAGAAAAATCCATTCATTTGTGTATATCTGTGTTTTTCCTCCAGACTGAATGTGGATGTCAGTTCACATCAAAACTGGAAGGAATGTTTAGGGATATGAGCATCTCAAACACAACTATGGATGAATTCAGGCAACATCTACAGGCAACTGGGGTAAGGCTATTTATTTAAAGTCCTTTGTAATGGAAATTTTCATTCATAATAAGACGACTGGTCTGCTGgaatcatttatttaaatgcaTTACAGTGTCTATTGTCTGCGAGTGCTTAAAACTATTTTTCccatctgtcttctctttctctattagaataaaattttaaattctccTAATTCTCCTAAAATTTAagcttgtttttctcatttgaagCACTGTATTGAAAATTTAATGAATTTACTTTTTTGTAACCAAAGCTTCCTAGAGTTGTTTCTTACATTTTCCTGGGGTTGAATTCTTTTGGGATTGTTACCTAAgcttttttatttcagtattttcattCTTATTGTAAATTTAACATAAACTCCTCATATCCTAAAGAAAGGGGGGAAATAAACTATAAAAGTGCAGCTTTTGTGTGTTATCAATGTGTTTTGTGTTGTGACTCCTAGAAGATGCTGAGCTAGAAGTTTTATAGCTTTGGAGTTGATAGGGGAGTTGTGTTACTTCTTGTGGcatttttcaacttttattttcaattagggAATTTAATAGCcatttaaagttttctttataaGTGACCACATTAGGACTTGGTAGTTAAGAAACTTTCAGAATCATTAACAGActtggaggcctttcttttgatatttaaatAAGAGGCCTTCATTTCTACTGCTATCACAGTCCCATCACATGAAATAGGAGAAAATAACTCTATAGTCTGGGCATGTAAGTGTAGATAGAAGCATTGAGTCCTTTCTAAATAACTATAATTTGCCTCACAAATGGTTTAATAGTGTAAAAGAACCCATAGCAGAGGAGTCTAAGAAGTAGAAATGTGTGTTAATAGGAACTTAGTGATTGTATTATCCcagattatttcttctttattgtttttgGGATTTTAACCTGTATAAACTGATAAATGCTTGTATTTTCATACTTCTATTTGCTATTATATTtcttacacacagagagagagagagagagctagagagccagagagagagctcACCTTAGAAGGATGAATTTTCTGTGGAAAATTTGTTAGGATAGATCCAGTGCTCCATTGTTTTTGGAATTGTCTACATAAACATATCTGATAGTTGAGACTTCTAATAAGAGAGTGACATGTTTTTCTAAGTttgtgttgaaattattttataataaaagaataatgttttatttacataagttttatttataatgtgctttaaggaatttttttaaagagggcaGAAAAACCTCCATGCCATCTTGTTGCATATTTTTATATCAGCAAGCCATAAAATACATGGGCAGACATTACTGGTACTTTTAACTCTGTACTTGTTATGTTTCAATATAAGCTTAGTGGGAttgctaagaggaaaaaaaaaactaaccagTGCAAGAATCATAATTCTCCCCATTTCATAATTCATCAAGTGTTTGGCAGCTGAGCATTCTTATAGTTTACCTCAGATGTAACAGTAAATGGGACAAAAGCCCTCATATTCTAACCAAGACATAAGTAAGTGAATAGTTGGAGAATGAAACACCTGGCCTAAAGACATTTTGAGAAAAGTATCTTAAAGGAGATTAAGGAACAAGATGTATACATAGAAGAAATTAGAGACTTTATGTTTTCATCTTTGAAATTATGGATAGGGCATATATATTGATAAGGAGTATATGGATTGTTCAAATAGTAACATACACATGCCAGTTTGCAAATTACAAACAGTTCACCACCTTGGCTGGTGATAATAAAAGAGTCTCTGTATGATGCTCTCTTTTCAGCACCACCTAAAATTTTTAGTTTCAATTTCTATAAAGTAGACTAATCATTTAGTAGATAATTGGTGAAGAAATGTGAATGAGGAGTGCTTAGAAGTCATAAGGGTTATCCATAGGTTATTttgaaatacttaaaattttgaaaagcacAAAATACCTGATGATGATGTTTCCAGCATATGCTATAGAAATATTggaatataataacaataacaatatagAGCACCTGCTATCAATGCATCTGTGTTAGGTTGTTAGAATGTGAGCGTATTGACTGTTAAAACATGAATTTTTCATCACTGTAGTTAAAATCTGGGTGTTAGGAATATGTTACTTGTTTGGTGTAGTATGAAAATCTAAAGCAAAAGATATTATACATTTTGcagtttatctgttttttttttttttttttttgctagtcctgggacttgaactcagagcctgggcactgtccctgagcttcttttgctcaaggctagcactctaccactccagccacagcaccacttccagctttttctgtattggtggtactgaggaatctaacccagggtttcatgcatgattctagacaagcactccaccactaagccatgttcccattccctaaaaccttttttttttttttttttttttggccagttctgggccttggactcagggcctgagcactgtccctggcttctttttgctcaaggctagcactctaccacttgagccacagtgccacttctggcaattttctgtatatgtggtgctggggaatcgaacccagggcctcatgtatatgaggcaagcactcttgccactaggccatatccccaactcccctaaaactttttttaataCAAAACTTTGTATTTTTGAACAGTCCCAGTAAGACACATGCTAGGAATTATCTTTTGTTCAATATTTTCAAGTTAGCAGTTTATGCAGCAATTGTTTCTCTGCTGGGATTGTTTAGGAAGTTGTAGAGCAGTCCAACTCCCAAAATTTGTTTTACTTACTACACATTGGACATGGAGATAATTACTTTGGTACAAATGCTTTAAGAATTCAAACACAAGCATGGAATGGAAAACAAGCAAGCCCTAGTTAATGTTAGAGGACTGTCTCTTTCTGTTTTGCATAGGTTTCTTTAGGTGGTGTTGACCTTACAGTACGGGTTCTCACAACAGGATACTGGCCCACTCAATCAGCCACACCAAAGTGCAACATCCCACCAGCACCAAGACATGCTTTTGAGATATTTAGAAGGTAAGCAAGTGAGACTTGGTATAAATAACTATTGGGTTACTATGGAGAAAGTTTTAAAACCTAGCTAAATGGTGTGATCTCCCTTTGCCCCTCAATTTCCTCTCTGGAAGACCTGGGAATGAACTTAATGCCTGTGTTTCGTATCGACTGAATGTGTTTGTGAAGGATTGCTATATTGTAGTGTGTATGTCAGGTATGTGAATTGCATGATTCTCTAAACCTGTTTTGATCCACTGAAGGTTCTACTTAGCCAAACACAGTGGTCGACAGCTCACACTCCAGCATCATATGGGTTCCGCCGATCTCAATGCCACCTTTTATGGTCCAGTTAAAAAGGTAAATATTAATAGTTTGAACATACTGGGTGAATTAAAATTAATCTATATAACTGATCTGAGATTTTTATCACTCTGAGTAAACTTACTCCAAAGAACTTGGTCTCATTGAGTATGTTTGAATTTGTtcaaaaaagaatttgtttttctctttcaaataatGATGTACTAAGACAGTAACTTTATTGATGAGGTAAAACTCAAGATCATGTTGCATAAAATGATAGGTAGAATTGATTTGAGAACATAAAAGGCCATGAATCCTTTTTCAAAAAAAGTacttagtggggctgggaatgtggcttagtggtagagtgcttgccttgcatccatgaagccctgggttcgattcctcagcaccacataagcagaaaaggccagaagtgggcactgtggctcaagaggtgtatagtgctagccttaagcaaaaagaagccaggggcagtgctcaggccctgagttcaagccccaggactggcataaaaataaataaataaacaaacaaataaatgtacttatttgtttttaatgaatcAAAACCAGGAGAATGATACTTGAGATTTGTTAGGCTTGTAGTTATTAGTGGAATCAAATAATTATAAGGCACATTGATGGCTTGTTCCCTGTTTTTttactttccagtcctggggcttgaactctgagcctgggcactgtccccgagctttttttgctcagtactctaccacttgagccacagtgtcacttctagctttttcctgagtagtttattgggggtaagagtctcaagcaaggactttcctacccaagctatGTGGTGTGATTCATACTAATTGTTTCCCATAAAAGTAAAAGTTAATAAAAAGCCTCTaggaaaccattttttaaatttaacctaGTTGTTACAATAGGCATCCAATAGTTTTATTCTAGGTTTTAAGTTTAGAATCCTAATACGTACACCTATATTACTGTAAGAACAAAGTACTTTTTAGTATTGTTGGAAGTATGTaagtattataatttttttatacTTGAAATAAGCAAAGTCTTTTACAGTTTACTCAGTAGAAAGTTTTTTTGACATACTTAACTGGGAATGGGAAGCCCAAAAACAGAGACTAAAGACCTGGGGTTGTTCTAAATAGCATTTTGACAGTTTCTTTAGAAGAAGTAGATTTTTCAAACATGCTCTTGTTAATTATTGAGGACATAAGGCTCCACTTTAAACCTCTTAAGTCATAAAGCAGAAACAGTTTTGAGAAGGGCATTTTTGGTTTCTTAGTGCTACTATTGGAAAAGAAACAAGATTGTTAGTGGTGTTTTGTCAGTGCATTGTGATTATTGTCCCACTGTGTACTGTTAAAATAATTTGAGCTTTAAATGTAAAGGAATTGGAATTGttggaaatgttgacaatggggaaaaatgagaaagtCCTAAGGAAAGAATGTGTATGCAGATGATAATAGATTCCTTTTTATATAAGAATGAGTGAAGTAGTTTTATTTCAGGAAGTAGTAGGAGGAAGATTATAGGACTTATTTCTGAAACACTGCTCTAGTTACCCTGAGAtaattgtattttgtttctttttttttttttaaatgaaataggaagATGGATCTGAAGTTGGTGTTGGAGGTGCACAAGTTACTGGATCTAATACACGGAAGCACATATTGCAAGTCTCCACTTTCCAGATGACCATACTTATGCTCTTTAATAATAGAGAAAAATACACATTTGAGGTAAGGATTTTGATTATGTCTATTATTAGGTCTTACCTAGAGAATAGCTTTTGTTTTTATGCACAAATCATGTGGTTGGGAGTACCACAAATATTGATTAAACAAGTGTTGAGTACCTTACTCAAACATTATTTATTAGGACTATTCaaactttaatttttatcttcagtAGCTACTTTTTATAGATAGGTTTTAAGGTTCCGTTTCAATTAACTATTTAAGCAacttgaaaagaaattaaatactatacctgagaaaaaatatttctggaaTACTGGTCTTCAGTTATGCTAAAAGTACCGAAATACATGGATCAAAATAAAATTGGATGCATCTCATTCTCCTCTTGTATCATAACAAAAACTAGGGAATTCCCCTTAGATTAATCTTGTCCCTAACATGGGAAATCTGAAGAAATCAATGGAAAGGATCTCATCGTATGATTCTTTCATACTTACTACTAGTATGTAAATGGGTATGTTCATGCATAAGCATTAACATACTAAAATGTGCCAGATAGAGATGAATGGAAAAATTCCAGAAGGTTACATTTTAAATTGCTGTAGTTAGCTCTGCTTAgtgattataattttaaaatatcacttaaaatatttttgtgttttgaatataaatacataaatcactGTGTCATGTGCACAATATAATTACTACATTTTAATTTCAATAATAACACTTAATTTTTTAGATTAACTTCTATTTGTAATGTTTAATGTAGTAGTAAAGTGAGGCCCAGTTgcatcacatttgtaatcctaaatattacagggtctgagatctgaggatcacagttcaaagccagtcaggcagaAACGTTCAcaagactcttcagttaaccagcaaaaaggccaaATTGAAGTAtgggtcagtggtagagtgccacgtgtgagtgaaaaagccaggcaagtgGGCacaagaccctgatttcaagcctccatATTGGtattcaaaatatatacatatctgcCTACAAACACATGTACACGTATAAGTGCACACGTATAGCAATTATAAACGCAGAAATTATTTGAGGCAAAGGAATGTGCATGAC from Perognathus longimembris pacificus isolate PPM17 chromosome 4, ASM2315922v1, whole genome shotgun sequence includes the following:
- the Cul3 gene encoding cullin-3 isoform X2 — protein: MSNLSKGTGSRKDTKMRIRAFPVREDVLNSLNNNFLQTLNQAWNDHQTAMVMIRDILMYMDRVYVQQNNVENVYNLGLIIFRDQVVRYGCIRDHLRQTLLDMIARERKGEVVDRGAIRNACQMLMILGLEGRSVYEEDFEAPFLEMSAEFFQMESQKFLAENSASVYIKKVEARINEEIERVMHCLDKSTEEPIVKVVERELISKHMKTIVEMENSGLVHMLKNGKTEDLACMYKLFSRVPNGLKTMCECMSSYLREQGKALVSEEGEGKNPVDYIQGLLDLKSRFDRFLQESFNNDRLFKQTIAGDFEYFLNLNSRSPEYLSLFIDDKLKKGVKGLTEQEVETILDKAMVLFRFMQEKDVFERYYKQHLARRLLTNKSVSDDSEKNMISKLKTECGCQFTSKLEGMFRDMSISNTTMDEFRQHLQATGVSLGGVDLTVRVLTTGYWPTQSATPKCNIPPAPRHAFEIFRRFYLAKHSGRQLTLQHHMGSADLNATFYGPVKKEDGSEVGVGGAQVTGSNTRKHILQVSTFQMTILMLFNNREKYTFEEIQQETDIPERELVRALQSLACGKPTQRVLTKEPKSKEIENGHIFTVNDQFTSKLHRVKIQTVAAKQGESDPERKETRQKVDDDRKHEIEAAIVRIMKSRKKMQHNVLVAEVTQQLKARFLPSPVVIKKRIEGLIEREYLARTPEDRKVYTYVA
- the Cul3 gene encoding cullin-3 isoform X1 — translated: MSNLSKGTGSRKDTKMRIRAFPMTMDEKYVNSIWDLLKNAIQEIQRKNNSGLSFEELYRNAYTMVLHKHGEKLYTGLREVVTEHLINKVREDVLNSLNNNFLQTLNQAWNDHQTAMVMIRDILMYMDRVYVQQNNVENVYNLGLIIFRDQVVRYGCIRDHLRQTLLDMIARERKGEVVDRGAIRNACQMLMILGLEGRSVYEEDFEAPFLEMSAEFFQMESQKFLAENSASVYIKKVEARINEEIERVMHCLDKSTEEPIVKVVERELISKHMKTIVEMENSGLVHMLKNGKTEDLACMYKLFSRVPNGLKTMCECMSSYLREQGKALVSEEGEGKNPVDYIQGLLDLKSRFDRFLQESFNNDRLFKQTIAGDFEYFLNLNSRSPEYLSLFIDDKLKKGVKGLTEQEVETILDKAMVLFRFMQEKDVFERYYKQHLARRLLTNKSVSDDSEKNMISKLKTECGCQFTSKLEGMFRDMSISNTTMDEFRQHLQATGVSLGGVDLTVRVLTTGYWPTQSATPKCNIPPAPRHAFEIFRRFYLAKHSGRQLTLQHHMGSADLNATFYGPVKKEDGSEVGVGGAQVTGSNTRKHILQVSTFQMTILMLFNNREKYTFEEIQQETDIPERELVRALQSLACGKPTQRVLTKEPKSKEIENGHIFTVNDQFTSKLHRVKIQTVAAKQGESDPERKETRQKVDDDRKHEIEAAIVRIMKSRKKMQHNVLVAEVTQQLKARFLPSPVVIKKRIEGLIEREYLARTPEDRKVYTYVA
- the Cul3 gene encoding cullin-3 isoform X3, which encodes MLTLITWCSPDFFTVKVREDVLNSLNNNFLQTLNQAWNDHQTAMVMIRDILMYMDRVYVQQNNVENVYNLGLIIFRDQVVRYGCIRDHLRQTLLDMIARERKGEVVDRGAIRNACQMLMILGLEGRSVYEEDFEAPFLEMSAEFFQMESQKFLAENSASVYIKKVEARINEEIERVMHCLDKSTEEPIVKVVERELISKHMKTIVEMENSGLVHMLKNGKTEDLACMYKLFSRVPNGLKTMCECMSSYLREQGKALVSEEGEGKNPVDYIQGLLDLKSRFDRFLQESFNNDRLFKQTIAGDFEYFLNLNSRSPEYLSLFIDDKLKKGVKGLTEQEVETILDKAMVLFRFMQEKDVFERYYKQHLARRLLTNKSVSDDSEKNMISKLKTECGCQFTSKLEGMFRDMSISNTTMDEFRQHLQATGVSLGGVDLTVRVLTTGYWPTQSATPKCNIPPAPRHAFEIFRRFYLAKHSGRQLTLQHHMGSADLNATFYGPVKKEDGSEVGVGGAQVTGSNTRKHILQVSTFQMTILMLFNNREKYTFEEIQQETDIPERELVRALQSLACGKPTQRVLTKEPKSKEIENGHIFTVNDQFTSKLHRVKIQTVAAKQGESDPERKETRQKVDDDRKHEIEAAIVRIMKSRKKMQHNVLVAEVTQQLKARFLPSPVVIKKRIEGLIEREYLARTPEDRKVYTYVA